A region of Elusimicrobiota bacterium DNA encodes the following proteins:
- a CDS encoding DUF59 domain-containing protein: protein MSVTVEQVRGVLKTIFDPEIHLSIADLGLIYGVEVAPDGKGKDNVTVRMTLTTPACPYGPALLSKVHADLAAVPGVSDVKVDLVWIPPWDPRTMASDEAKLQMGLFELNDEDDEDQPEPAPSSSKSTK, encoded by the coding sequence TTGAAAACAATTTTTGATCCGGAGATCCATTTGAGCATCGCGGATCTGGGGTTGATCTACGGAGTCGAGGTCGCGCCGGACGGAAAGGGGAAAGACAACGTGACAGTCCGCATGACCCTCACCACACCGGCTTGCCCCTACGGTCCCGCCCTCCTCAGCAAAGTCCACGCGGACCTGGCCGCTGTTCCCGGGGTTTCAGACGTTAAAGTGGACCTCGTGTGGATCCCGCCGTGGGATCCCCGCACCATGGCTTCCGACGAAGCCAAACTCCAAATGGGTCTTTTTGAACTGAATGACGAGGACGACGAGGACCAACCCGAACCGGCCCCCTCTTCTTCCAAATCAACAAAGTAA